In Phoenix dactylifera cultivar Barhee BC4 chromosome 1, palm_55x_up_171113_PBpolish2nd_filt_p, whole genome shotgun sequence, the genomic stretch TTAACTTGTTTTTTTAAGTGATCGCTTACTTttaaataatttgacatgctttAGTTGgaacttcctttttcttcttgtaatgGAAGAAGTTGTTGCTTCTTCTATTATCTCATTTACCTAGAGTGACAACGAAACTCATGGATAAGATATTATTAAGTCATTAAGTATTGCATTTCACATTTTATATGCTTTTTTCCCTTTCTACCCTAGTTAGAGAGAAAATCTGCGGAACTGCTTATGTGAAGGTATTTATCATTAGCATTCCCAGCTGACTGGATTTGCATTTTCTCCAGAGGGTTACAGACATGGCTTTCTTTGCTGAAGATGTCCACTTTCTGGCCAGGTATTCTTCATCTTGTCTTCTACCTGTTTCTTCGGTTATCTTTGCTCTGCAGTTTCCTGGCAATTCACTTATTCTATGTTTTGCAGTGCAAGTGTAGATGGAAGGGTTTTTGTATGGAAGATTGATGAGGGACCTGATGAGGACAATAAGCCACAGATAACTGGAAAAATCATAATTGCTGTTCAGATTGTAGGAGATGGAGAATCCTGTCATCCACGAATCTGTTGGCACTCTCACAAACAAGTAAAAGCTATCATTTGTTTTAGTGCTATCtcatggatgctttcttaaatggcTTTATTTCAATATATATACTCAATCCCTATCTTCTCCATTGTCTATTTAGCTTGGAAAGTTGCATCTACTATTGAATTTTCTGCTACGATGGAATGTCTGCAGTGTTATATATCAAGCTCATACTTCTGGTCATCAATAACTATTCTGCAGGAAATTTTATTTGTTGGAATTGGAAACCGAGTTCTAAAAATCGACATAACAAAAGTGGGGAGAGGAAAAGAATTTTCTGCAGAGGAACCTCTCAGATGCCCAATTGAGAAGCTGATTGATGGTGTGCATTTTGTGGGTAAGCATGATGGTGAAGTGACAGATTTGTCAATATCTCAATGGATGACAACTCGTTTGGCTTCAGCATCGAAAGATGGCATGGTTTGTACTTTTTCCTGCAAATCTTCTTGATAATCGTAAAGTTGATTTTCTAACATAGGAGGAACAGAAAGAAGTATGATTGTGATATATTGGAGAACTTGCTGCTGTTATATGGTATCTTATAAAGCTTAACAATGCATAATTACCTAGAAAAAAAATGTATGTTCCTTGAGGcagttttcaaattttttgaCAACTTTAGATGATCTCTCTCCAAATAGTCATGCAATTGTTTTTTTTGCTGGCATGAAAAGTTgccttttcatccattttattttTCACGTATATCTTGTATGCACCAAAGCCGTCCGTagctatattattatttttatgtttttgacTGCATGCAATATTCAGTCTAGGTAAGATTTTCAGCCTTTTCTTGCTGGTGCTCCATGATTTCTTAAACAATAGTTTGAAACCACTTGGTGCATTGGAAGGATCATGCTGAGTCTCTGTTAGCAGAATCTATTATAGCTATATTGAATAGTACAATTTCTGTTGATTTATGCGTCTGTGTGATTTTGCAGACTTTATCTGAATTTCTTTTTAGTTTGATCTTAAGCTTTAGATGCTTTGGGCATCACATTTCAACAAGTCAATCATTTGATGTAGCCCAAGTTTTGTTTGTTTATGCATTTGTATGATTCCATAAACTGTTTGAAATTTTTGCGCATTGGTGTTAACTTTAGATGGTTTGGACATTACATCTCAGTGAGTTACTCCTTCGATTCTCCTTTTAGCGTTTACATGACCAGAATTGTCATGTCCCATGTATAGGAACAAGGTTTTAAATCTCATCCCATCCGTCCTTAATTTTTTTGCGGAATGAGAAGCACTGCCATTCCACGTTGTCCCGACACTTGGGATAAGGCATGCCCCAAGATGTGCCAGCTGGATGCTGGGATGATGGCGGGACAGTCCTGTCCCAGCATTGGGATGGTACCCCATCCCGGCATCCCATGGGACATCCCATTGAGATTTGAAACCTTGTATAGAAGAATTATCCACTTTGAAACAGTTGTGTCCCAACAATTTTGTTAGTCTGTCATGTTGCTTTAGTGTTAATAGGATGGGAATACAGCTGCTCTTGTTACATGACCTGTTTGCTTGTCTTGTTCCTACGAATTATTGTTGTTTCCGTACTTAATTCAAGGATTGAAGTATTGCATGCTGGTGGTTTGCCAACTTGGCACTGCAATGGTATGAATGGTCTGTGCTGTGCCATGCAGCACCATGCTAGTGCTTCGTAGACATCAGCATGGCAGCTTGTCAAGTACAAGCAACCGGCACAATACTAATGTTGCATGCTCGTAAGGCATTGTAAGAGTGCATATCTTTTCTTTCTGGTTCTAAGTCCATGTTTTGGTTCATGGTTCTCTAGTTGGATCACCCAATCTATCATCAACCCTGTTGGCTTTTCTTTGGTCTTTAATGTCAACATGAGTGAGAAGCAAATTTTCCGTGAATGCTCAAAGTTTCACTTATGCAATTTTTTGCATGCACCTATAAAGATATGTTTCTGGTTTTCATTTTATAGTAGTGGTGGCAAGACAGGCAAATCTTGAGCCATTTTGCCTTACTTGCAATTAATTCTTTTTGTCCATATCTTTTTAAACTTGTAAATGCTAACCTAGTCTTTGATGTTCAAGTGGATTTGTTATGATTTATGTTGTTTACAAATGATATTATGTTAATTGGTAATGCAAGGTTAGGAGTTGATGCGCATTAAATTTATGAAGGGAGTTTTGGAGAACAAGGGTTTTTAATCAATCAAGTTCGAACAAAGACTATTGAATTCAACATCAatgaaaatataaatgaaaatgaGGCCTTGGTTGAAATGGACGACCAAGAGATACCCCAGTGTCATCTTATTTGTTACAAGGAATCAACTATATAGAAGAATGTGGAGATAGTTGAAGATATATTTGATAGAAGAAAGGCCAGTCAAACGGAGAGGTTGGATGTATAGTATGTAATTGTATGCCCTAGACTTGCATCAAATTGACAACTAAGCCTTGCAATGTTTTATGATTTACATTTTGGACACGGTCTAAACACATGAGACAAATATTCTAGAAAAATGAATGACGCAATGCTTTAAAAATCTTATAAAGTCAGAAAGAATGGGGTGACGAGTACAAATGAAGTATTTTCCACCACTCGAATATAAAGAAATGGAGAAAATAATTGAGATGGTTCTGGTGTTACAGTAAATGGGTGGATGAATTGGTAAGGTGGGAAAGAGTGCTGATATATCTTGAAGGTCAAGAAATGAGGAGAAAAGTTGTTAACATTAATAAATTTTTCAGAGAGTGTGTTAGTTTACAATGATGATGCATTAACATGAATTGTTGACAAAGAAGGTTCATATAGCCGAATAGAAATTATTGAGATAAAAAGTTTGATGGTTATGCTACATATTTTGTTTTGTCCATCATGTTGGGCAACAGTTTTTATTTGCTTACAAAAGCCCTATCATGTCAAGGTTGTTACAAGAATTTTACAGACCTGGCATGGTGTATCCATCATCAGGGAATGTTGTGTTGCAAACCTCCATCACACTTGAAATATTTAAAGTTATCAAAAGACTATTTTACCAAGTTCTCTTAGTATGCACGGGCCTCCCTCACCTTTTCATGTCAGGTGGTTTAGAGTGGtatgtcctttttttttctttgcagaGCAGCATTTGCTGTTGGTTCCCATAAAAAGATAAGCCTGAATTCATGGTTTGAAGTTTCAGTTAGTTTCAACCTGAATTACCAAATTCCAGATTTGGGGTTTTGGCCGACCGAGCAATTACATGTTTCATGCTTTATGATGAGAACTGTACTTCATATAGTATTCTAGATTTTATATGCTTTCttggttttcccttttcttctgtTAAGTTAAAATaggaaagataagaaatgaacCATGTGCTAGTAAAGCTTGAAGAACCATTCGAGAAATTACAGCCTGATCCCAGGTACCAAGTGAAGCAGAGGAATAAACATAGAAACAGAGGAGAGGAAAGAACAGaaggattttaaaaaaaaaggaaagaaaagggtaaggtaGTGCTGGAAATTTCAACATGATTATGAGGTTCCAGCAAGAAAATGGTTTCAACCCTAGGTCTATGATTGCCACATCTTTTGTTATATCAATTACCAAAGATGTCATTTTGCCTCAAACATGCTATTAAACAAAGTACTCCATTCTGAATggcaattttttaatatttaaatcaaCTTTTTTCTCTGGATTTCctcatttttgttttaaaatgccttcatttttattttctagttaTACACTAGAGCAGTTGTGCAAGTGTTATGAATGCTCTTTATAAATCAGTTAGGTCATCAGACGTATGGTAAGAGTAGTTCTTTGCCGATGTAGCTTTTAGGAGGAAGTAGATTTTGTTAATTTATTTTACTTGATGATTGAAAGCTATCTGTAGCCTTTATCAAGAAGTTATACTACCAACTTTTGCGTCACACCTTTGAGATGTGTATGGTGTAAGCATGATAGGAACACTTCAAAAATCTAGGTCCAGTCAATTTTCGAGGGCCACTGGAGTTTAACATGGAAGCAACGGTAAACATAATCACAATGCACAAGTAGGGGGAAAGAAGGCTCTAGGATCCGTTGGGATTTATCAGGTAAGAATTCTTCTCTGCAGGAAAGTTTGTTGGATTGAAGACAGACATTGGACTGAGAAGCAATTGAGCCAGGACTAAAATACACACTCGACTGGTGCCAGATTTTCATTCTTGTTTATTGGGCAGTTATGCTACACCTGCAAAGCAACCAATTGGTCATGCATTGGTTGATAATTGGTAGCTTTGTTAGTTTAATTCTAATTGGAATACTTCATTGAATTGTTATCGGTTGCTCTCTACAGTTTTTTATACTGATAACTTGATTTTGTTGGATGCTTGCTAAGTTAGCAAAATCCAGAAGCTCCACTTTAGATGTTGGTGTGTGATTTACATTTTCAGGAGGAAACATCAGCTATTTTAGCTGGTTTTTACTCGCAGATGGGTGAGAATAACCATTGTTTTTCAGGGCTTCATCACTCACACCCATTCTTTTCTTTGAGGAGTTTCTTTGCAGGTTTTTTTCATGTGATATAACATTTTACATTATTATAAATAGATGGTTGAGCCTTCTTGattgatctctccctctattaCCTATGAGCATTGACTGCTTCAATATTTTAGTGGGAAAATATGGAGGGCATTACCTTTGTATATTTTGAGGCATTTTTTCATGCCATATATTGATTTCCTTTTTTAATATCACCTCATACCTCAGGTTAAGATCTGGGAAGATCGTAAAGCAGTTCCCCTTACAACTTTGAGGCCGCATGATGGTCAAGCTGTCAACTCAGTTGCATTCTTGACATCGCCTCACAGACCTGATCACATTAATCTCATCACAGCGGTATGTGGCCTTTGACTTCATCTAAGACTTGTACAAAATAAACAATATATTCTTCAATATGCATATTTTTGCATGTTCTGTTATTATCTCATATTTATGAGATTAAAGATACTGTAGCAATTTGCTGGAGAATTAACATGCTTTCTGCTatttctttgatgcaattaGTGGTCTATTGCAGTTACAATTTCTTGTTACAGTGAATATCATGCTGAGGATTTGGCATACAACAATAGCATCTCTAATTGTTTGTCGTTTGTCTTAGGGTCCTTTGAATAGAGAAGTGAGAATATGGGCCTCTGCTGGGGAAGAAGGTTGGCTTTTGCCTAATGATTCTGAAGCATGGCAGTGCACTCAGACTTTGGACTTGAGAAGTTCTTCAGAACCTCGGCTTGAGGAGGCATTTTTTAACCAAGCTGTGGTTTTGCCTCGCGCAAGCCTTATAATACTTGCAAATGCTAAAAAGAATGCTATATATGCGGTTCATGTAGACTATGGTCCATATCCAGCAGCTACACGCATGGACTATATAGCAGATTTTACTGTAGCAATGCCTATTTTGAGCCTTACTGGAACAAATGACTCCCTTCCTGATGGGGAACAGGTGGTTCAGGTTTACTGTGTCCAGACACAGGCTATTCAGCAGTATGCATTGGATTTATCACAGTGTTTGCCACCACCCGGTGATAATGTTGCATTGGGGAAGGATTCTTGTATCTCACGTGCTTTTGACACACCTAGTTCAGAAGGGGTACCAGTTACGGAACCATCCCGTGGACCTATGGTTAGTGATCTTCCTGTAGGAAGTGCTTCACCCAAACCCCCATTAACAGATAGAAGCACTGAGAATCCACCTATAACTTCATATCCTGTAACTTCAGCAGCTTCAGAGGGTAATGGTATTCATGAACTGTCTACATCAAATGTTGAAGTTAAGCCCAGTGCTCCTCCACTTCCAAGTTCAGATGCTGATGCTGCAAACATTTTATCTTCACCTGTTCCTTTGAATTTAGACCCTGCAGGAAAGCTACCTGCCTTGAAAAGCCCTCCAAAAGGTTTTGAGCAGGTACCATCACCTGGTGGCCGCGATGTTGACCCATCAAATGTTGATTATTCAGTTGATAGGAGAGTGGACACTGTTATCACAAGTACGGCTGATGTTCCTTCCATGAGTGATAACTTAGGAAAGGATGGATCTAAAGCTGGCCAAAATGATATTTCTATGGTGCCAAATCATCGTCTTATGTTTAAGCTGGGTGGCAACACAACACATCTGGTAACTCCATCAGAAATCTTATCAGGTGCAATATCTTCATCTGAGAGCAGTCATGTCAATCAAGGTCCTAAAGGTGAGGAAGTAAAGGTTCCAGATGTGACTGTTAATAATAAACTGGAGAATGTAGAAATGGAATTAAAAGTTGCGGGTGAGAGTAGATCAAGTCAGAATGAGGAATTTGACTCCCAAAAAGAGGCTCAAGTTGTTACTGTAGAAAGCAAGGAGAAATCCTCCCAGATTTCAGAATCAAACATTGAGATGGCCAAGGAATGCGAGGCAGAAACTGAAACTTGCAGTATGGAAGAATCTCGCGTTGTTGAGGACATAGCTGTTGCTGAGTCATTGGAACAACCTTCAAGTACTGGCGAGGAAGAAATTCAAGACAGCACAAAGGATATGCCCGAAAAGGTGGCAGAATCTGTTGGTACTGCAGCAACTGCTGCCAAAGGGAAAAAGTCAAAGGGAAAGCAGTCTCAAGCATCTGGGTTAACATCCCCTTCCTCAAGTCCTTTTAACTCTGCTGATTCTTCAAATGAACTGGGGAACAGTGTAGTTGCTCCTTCCACTGACACAGTGTTTCCCCAAATTCTGGCAATGCAGGATACACTGAACCAGGTGATTATGAGAAGCAATTTGAAGTTGCGGATTTTACTTGATTATTTCTGAAATTTCTTAGTACTTGGTTATGAGTGCTGAAATACTCTGTTTATATCATGCACTGTAAAACACATAGTTTGGTCAACTACTACAGAAATGCATAGTTTGGTCAACTACCAAGGAAATGCATGGTTTGGTTGAGAACATTATTAATCCCATAAAATTAAGTATTTTTTTCTGTAAGTGTATTAACGGCTGCTGTCATTATTTGTTAACATCTGTCATTTAATAAAGCGTCCACTTCTTGGCATGTGTTTTTCAGTGCTTGCACCTTGTAATACTTTGTTTTGAAAAACTGGATTGTGGTTTTGTCAaacatcaattgattaattgccAGTCAGGATGCTAACTGTTCAAATttttgttaaaagaattttttttaaaaaaatgttatgtTTATAGGCCTTTTGAAAATAAATGTGGATTTTGTGCTAGCCATTCTTTTTAAACAGAAAGTAAAATAAAAGTTATGTATTGCTGCTGAAATTGCAGTGGTTATGCATTTTGCATAGTTTGCTGAGGGGAAATGTATTCATAAGATGTTTTTTTACTGGATTTATTCCATTCTTTAAAAAATCTAATATGAATTATGTGGCACTTTCATAATTCGTATTGGTTTTATCATTTGTGTCGTTTCATTGAGAAGAGTTATTTGTGCTTTTTAGTAATTGAACAAATTAATAAATAAGGAAATACAAAAGAtctatttaactaaattaaaaatgaaaatttttgagACTGGGGAACATTTCATTCTGATTCCAATTATCATTTTTTCTAACGAAAATATCCTCAAGCTTGTCCTAGAATACATAACTGATTCTTATTTAAATATACTGACTAtttaaaaatgaagaaaattcTGGCTCttgaaaaaggaaataaaataataagattATATTCTTTGTTTTTGGGGAGGTGGGTTTATGTtgccctctcttcctccctgaTCCAGACCTAGGTTGATTCTAATCCCTCTTTTGAAGGGCGATAACTCGAAGGGGGAGAACATGAGATATCGTATTATTCTCTTTAGATTTATATGCTTATTTATTTTTGCATGTGCATTGCATGTGTCTGCTTGCTAGTGGTAACATGAATTTCAAGAGACTTTCCTCGTAT encodes the following:
- the LOC103696209 gene encoding LOW QUALITY PROTEIN: enhancer of mRNA-decapping protein 4-like (The sequence of the model RefSeq protein was modified relative to this genomic sequence to represent the inferred CDS: inserted 1 base in 1 codon), whose translation is MASPAGNPNPSGPFELHKLFKPPNPSPNPNPSAPPPVPLPSSYGAVLPPAYPSPSPGAFSYPPXTPPFHHHPFLHYPHDPLQRPPVSYPAAPPHLPSPNPNPNPNPNPSPGPNHGARLMALLGNTATSHLESTVSMPPSSSVPSEFSAPANPPILHAIPSAPPATLASIGQPAPARLPSSKMPRGRHLVGGDRAVYDVDSRLPGESQPPQLEVTPITKYTSDPGLVLGRQIAVNRTYICYGLKLGAIRVLNINTALRSLLRGHTQRVTDMAFFAEDVHFLASASVDGRVFVWKIDEGPDEDNKPQITGKIIIAVQIVGDGESCHPRICWHSHKQEILFVGIGNRVLKIDITKVGRGKEFSAEEPLRCPIEKLIDGVHFVGKHDGEVTDLSISQWMTTRLASASKDGMVKIWEDRKAVPLTTLRPHDGQAVNSVAFLTSPHRPDHINLITAGPLNREVRIWASAGEEGWLLPNDSEAWQCTQTLDLRSSSEPRLEEAFFNQAVVLPRASLIILANAKKNAIYAVHVDYGPYPAATRMDYIADFTVAMPILSLTGTNDSLPDGEQVVQVYCVQTQAIQQYALDLSQCLPPPGDNVALGKDSCISRAFDTPSSEGVPVTEPSRGPMVSDLPVGSASPKPPLTDRSTENPPITSYPVTSAASEGNGIHELSTSNVEVKPSAPPLPSSDADAANILSSPVPLNLDPAGKLPALKSPPKGFEQVPSPGGRDVDPSNVDYSVDRRVDTVITSTADVPSMSDNLGKDGSKAGQNDISMVPNHRLMFKLGGNTTHLVTPSEILSGAISSSESSHVNQGPKGEEVKVPDVTVNNKLENVEMELKVAGESRSSQNEEFDSQKEAQVVTVESKEKSSQISESNIEMAKECEAETETCSMEESRVVEDIAVAESLEQPSSTGEEEIQDSTKDMPEKVAESVGTAATAAKGKKSKGKQSQASGLTSPSSSPFNSADSSNELGNSVVAPSTDTVFPQILAMQDTLNQLMTMQKEMQKQMSVMVAVPVTKEGKRVETALGRSMEKAIKANVDALWARCQEENAKHEKLERDRTQQITSLITSCMSKDWPAMLERALKKEISAVGPVIARAITPIIEKTISLAITDAFQRGVGDKAVNQLEKTVNSKLEATVARQIQAQFQTSGKQALQDALRSSLESSVIPAFEQSCKAMFEQVDAAFQKGMTEHTAAAQQQFEASHTPLALTLRDAINSTSTITQNLTTELIDGQRKLLALLAAGNTKALNPTAMQQNNGPMAAHPEMALSVQQVEAPLDPTKELTRLISERKYEEAFTMALQRSNVSIVSWLCSQVDLHAICSTVPLPLNQGVLLALLQQLACDISNETSHKVVWMTDVAVAINPTDPMITLHVRPIFEQVYNILAHQRSLPTTTASDAANIRLIMHVINSVLMSCK